The following are from one region of the Hydrogenimonas sp. SS33 genome:
- a CDS encoding DUF6394 family protein → MNLEKVISGFFIILALTLNFGFFYGDPTILEQHNRYELFAAIIVNLIATIYKLGDKTQLGAVLLATSLVADIQLIGAASIWALGEYVTGLNTETITAIISFSGGALLANIISVVLFTGDVLKSKR, encoded by the coding sequence ATGAATCTCGAAAAGGTCATTTCGGGTTTTTTCATCATTCTGGCATTGACGCTCAACTTCGGCTTCTTCTACGGCGACCCGACGATTCTGGAGCAGCACAACCGCTACGAACTCTTCGCCGCCATCATCGTCAACCTGATCGCCACTATCTACAAACTGGGCGACAAGACCCAGCTGGGCGCCGTGCTGCTGGCCACCAGCCTCGTGGCGGATATCCAGCTCATCGGTGCCGCCTCCATCTGGGCGCTGGGTGAGTATGTGACGGGCCTCAATACCGAAACGATCACCGCCATCATCTCCTTCTCCGGCGGGGCGCTGCTGGCCAACATCATTTCCGTGGTCCTCTTCACCGGAGACGTGCTCAAATCCAAAAGGTAA